The Vitis vinifera cultivar Pinot Noir 40024 chromosome 8, ASM3070453v1 genome segment CAGTACATAGTTCCGTAAGAATAGGGGTAATTTTGTTCATGTACATCTTCATAGACTTCAAACCAATTTTATACCATCAATTTCTAAAGATCTTAAGATACAACATGAAATAACATATTGACAAGTTTATGGTCAAAAAAGACGATTGCCAACCCATcttgaaattggttttcaacGTGACTAGATGTTCCAATTAACATATGTTCTGCCTTAGGATTTCAAGATATTTTGCTCATTTTCGAAGGAATGATGGGGACTCAGAGGGTTGGCGAACGCAGtcgagaagaaaaaaatagtggTTAATTTGAAATGTTTATAAAGTGACCAAAGATGGCGCTTGTGCTGAGAAACTAACAGCATCAACTTCACTGCTTTCTCCATGGAGTTTCCCTCTTCTTTCCTCTTtccctttcttctctttctatTTATCCTATTCAAAGTAAGTAAGAAATCCAAACCCCAAATCTCTATTCCAAAGCGGCCTCCAGGACCATGGAAGCTACCCCTGATTGGAAACTTGCACCAACTTGTTGGTTCACTTCCTCATCACTCACTGAGGGACTTGGCAAAGAAATATGGACCTCTCATGCACCTACAACTTGGCCAAGTCTCCATGCTTGTAGTCTCATCGCCAGAGATTGCCAAAGAGGTTATGAAAACCCATGACATCAACTTTGCCCAAAGGCCCCATCTTCTTGCTACCAGGATCGTATCTTATGATTCTACTGACGTCGCTTTTTCTCCATATGGTGATTACTGGAGGCAACTCCGGAAAATCTGTGTGGTCGAACTTCTCAGTGCCAAGCGTGTTAAATCATTCCAGGTGATTAGGAAGGAGGAGGTTTCAAAACTCATCAGAATCATCAACTCTAGTTCAAGATTTCCAATCAATCTGAGGGACAGAATTTCGGCTTTTACTTATTCGGCAATCTCAAGAGCGGCACTGGGGAAAGAATGCAAAGACCATGACCCATTGACAGCGGCTTTTGGGGAAAGCACAAAGCTGGCATCAGGTTTCTGTCTTGCCGATTTGTACCCTTCTGTTAAATGGATTCCCCTGGTCAGCGGAGTGAGGCATAAACTTGAGAAGGTGCAGCAGAGGATTGATGGAATACTTCAGATTGTTGTCGATGAGCACAGAGAGAGAATGAAAACAACAACAGGCAAGCTAGAAGAAGAGAAAGACTTGGTTGATGTGCTTTTAAAGCTTCAACAGGATGGTGACCTTGAACTTCCCTTAACCGACGACAATATTAAAGCAGTCATCTTGGTTAGTACTCTTGCCTTGACgccttttgattttattttgttaaaatcaCTGATCCATAGTTCATTCATTGTTTTTCAGGACATTTTCGGTGGGGGAGGGGATACAGTATCGACAGCAGTGGAGTGGACAATGGCGGAAATGATGAAAAACCCTGAAGTCATGAAGAAGGCACAAGCTGAGGTAAGGCGGGTCTTTGATGGAAAAGGGAATGTGGATGAAGCGGGTATTGATGAATTGAAATTCTTAAAAGCGGTAATCTCTGAAACCTTGAGGCTACACCCTCCTTTCCCATTGTTGCTTCCAAGGGAATGTAGGGAGAAGTGTAAGATTAATGGATATGAGGTACCTGTGAAGACCAGAGTGGTCATTAATGCATGGGCAATTGGACGGTACCCCGATTGTTGGAGTGAAGCTGAGAGATTTTACCCAGAGAGATTCCTTGATAGTTCAATTGATTACAAGGGTGCTGATTTTGGGTTTATTCCGTTTGGTAGTGGAAGGAGGATATGTCCAGGCATACTGTTTGGCATACCTGTGATTGAGCTGCCACTAGCCCAGTTGCTGTTCCATTTTGACTGGAAACTTCCCAATGGAATGAGGCCTGAGGATCTAGACATGACTGAGGTTCATGGGTTAGCAGTTAGAAAAAAACATAATCTGCACTTAATTCCCATTCCTTATAGTCCATTGACTGTTGGGTGAGACCACCCAGAAGAAGGATTCCTACTCCGCACTaagtttatattaaaaatgctcCAGAAGCCGCTGTGATGTAATGCAGTAATGCTGCAGAGGTTGTTTCCTGCATCTTTCAACTTTTTCTAGAATATTTAATAATGTAAACTGTGttcaataaacaataataattcaGAGGCTAAGTTTTCTATATCTATATGTAAATGACATCTTATAGCACAGTGTATTTTTGTCATAGGATTTATTGAgatcatataaaaatatgaatggACAGCATTAATGAACATATTGACCCTACTAAAGGTGGCTTTCTTCTCCATCTCTAGCTCATTGCCACGTGCACACAAAGATAGTGGGGTTTCTACAAAAGtacatgattttttaaaattatttattaaaatattgttgtccccaaaatatttctaaaactaGGGCAATTTACCCTAAGTGGGATTCCACGTACACCTCATCTATTGAAAAGATGAATTTTGTGTAAAATAAGAACTCGTATTTTCATTAGACGAGTCTAGTATAAAATCGAAACTCATCTTTTTAATAGACGAGTGCAATATAAAATTCAGAACTCGTCTATTGAATAGACAAGTTCAATGTAAAATTGAAACTCGTT includes the following:
- the LOC100251316 gene encoding cytochrome P450 71D9, with protein sequence MEFPSSFLFPFLLFLFILFKVSKKSKPQISIPKRPPGPWKLPLIGNLHQLVGSLPHHSLRDLAKKYGPLMHLQLGQVSMLVVSSPEIAKEVMKTHDINFAQRPHLLATRIVSYDSTDVAFSPYGDYWRQLRKICVVELLSAKRVKSFQVIRKEEVSKLIRIINSSSRFPINLRDRISAFTYSAISRAALGKECKDHDPLTAAFGESTKLASGFCLADLYPSVKWIPLVSGVRHKLEKVQQRIDGILQIVVDEHRERMKTTTGKLEEEKDLVDVLLKLQQDGDLELPLTDDNIKAVILDIFGGGGDTVSTAVEWTMAEMMKNPEVMKKAQAEVRRVFDGKGNVDEAGIDELKFLKAVISETLRLHPPFPLLLPRECREKCKINGYEVPVKTRVVINAWAIGRYPDCWSEAERFYPERFLDSSIDYKGADFGFIPFGSGRRICPGILFGIPVIELPLAQLLFHFDWKLPNGMRPEDLDMTEVHGLAVRKKHNLHLIPIPYSPLTVG